CATTTGGTTTAACTCTGTAGCTAGAGCCGATGTAAATAAAATTTTGATTGGCAGATATTCTAATGTTCAAGATGGAAGTGTACTTCACTGTGATGATGACTATCCACTAATTATTGGCGATTATGTGACTGTAGGCCATAAAGCTATTCTTCACGGCTGTACTATAGAAGACCATGTTCTAGTAGGCATGGGAGCTACTATACTAAACGGAGCGGTAATCGGAAGAGGAAGCATTATAGGTGCTGGAGCAGTAGTTAAGGAAAATATGGTAGTGCCACCATTTTCTATGCTTGCAGGTGTCCCTGCAAAAATTCTTAAACAACTTCCTGAGGATACTACTGCGCTCCATAACCATGCTGTAAAGTATAAAACTCTATGGGCTAAAAGATATGCAATTTTGCCTGAAGATGATGGTGAAAGCTTCGAGGATTAATATATTGTAACTATAACGTATGAATAAGATATTTATAATTATCCTTTTTCAAACTATATTTAATTTAATAGCCATAATTCATACAAAAAAAGGTAGTACATATGCACTACCTTTTTTGTATTCAACTAAAATCCACTATATTCTAATGTCCACATCCATCGCCTTCATGCATATGGTCATGG
The sequence above is a segment of the Acetoanaerobium noterae genome. Coding sequences within it:
- a CDS encoding gamma carbonic anhydrase family protein, translated to MYAAFEGHSPVIDNKCFVADGCQVIGNVEMLEYSSIWFNSVARADVNKILIGRYSNVQDGSVLHCDDDYPLIIGDYVTVGHKAILHGCTIEDHVLVGMGATILNGAVIGRGSIIGAGAVVKENMVVPPFSMLAGVPAKILKQLPEDTTALHNHAVKYKTLWAKRYAILPEDDGESFED